In Podospora pseudoanserina strain CBS 124.78 chromosome 5, whole genome shotgun sequence, a single window of DNA contains:
- a CDS encoding hypothetical protein (EggNog:ENOG503NVDH; antiSMASH:Cluster_12; COG:S): MAPSSNTSPAPLPRRLSCDRCHYQKLRCTRTGDSQTSTCNRCIRQNAQCVYSSSLPKGRPSMYRLANERRPPASPKTASSTTSSASSDVPPAAKTDGAEIAENSMQISESSTANDDIDQLLAGAIGPSWIHPMEWNDMQIDTCSGDEFLNLLHHNPPTPPSACFTGSQTPMFELFESATTIAKSDPDVGIAQLSQLSTRLYPIHRRSCSLAETAGSSGQMSPDMGQQYKTQALIDDNAFIVVAKWLVQGVSTNMDILFRAGDHRLHNPNINPALQSEPPTTGETLNDLFAASHHLLEILRLLQSNVTGGNSNDMDVAAAPAGATDFWRSITPQSTDSNDGTAGFGEGSKPVPTTSAPSSSHGRPSSSSEYSSTVVRHLVIACHTLLLNIYIAVLIALQHDVDLRNSSLPAEAAALADMRLVLVVQLCSYLIKRQHQAVDVYLSFPNTLTQNFEPNSPSSNTASSNGEVRSDLELEVQQRLSKLRQTLRI; this comes from the exons ATGGCCCCCTCATCGAATACCAGTCCTGCTCCGTTGCCGCGACGATTATCGTGTGACCGTTGCCATTACCAG AAGTTGAGATGTACACGAACCGGGGACAGTCAAACGAGTACTTGCAACCGATGCATTCGACAGAACGCACAATGCGTTTACAGCTCCAGTCTTCCCAAAGGAAGACCGAGCATGTACCGTCTAGCAAACGAGCGTCGCCCTCCAGCGAGCCCGAAGACCGCCTCTTCCACTACGAGCTCCGCCAGTTCCGATGTCCCGCCTGCTGCGAAGACGGATGGGGCTGAAATAGCAGAGAACAGCATGCAGATTAGCGAGTCTTCCACCGCAAACGACGACATTGATCAGCTGCTAGCTGGAGCCATTGGCCCATCCTGGATTCACCCGATGGAATGGAACGACATGCAGATCGATACATGTAGTGGAGATGAGTTCTTGAACCtgctccaccacaaccctccaacaccgccgtCGGCCTGTTTCACAGGTTCCCAAACACCCATGTTTGAGCTCTTTGAGAGTGCCACCACCATTGCAAAGAGTGACCCCGATGTGGGAATTGCCCAGCTGTCTCAGCTAAGCACACGTCTGTATCCAATTCACAGGAGGAGTTGTAGCTTGGCAGAGACAGCAGGATCATCTGGCCAGATGAGCCCCGACATGGGCCAACAATACAAGACCCAAGCTTTGATCGACGATAATGCTTTCATAGTGGTCGCCAAATGGCTGGTTCAGGGCGTATCAACCAACATGGACATCCTCTTTCGTGCAGGCGATCACCGTCTCCACAACCCGAACATCAACCCGGCGCTTCAGTCGGAGCCCCCCACTACGGGTGAGACTCTGAACGACCTTTTTGCAgcctcccaccaccttctcgaAATCTTGAGACTGCTGCAGTCCAACGTTACAGGCGGAAACAGCAACGACATGGACGTTGCCGCAGCACCAGCGGGAGCAACCGACTTTTGGAGAAGCATCACCCCGCAGTCGACAGACAGCAACGATGGCACGGctggctttggcgaggggTCCAAGCCGGTCCCGACGACCTCAGCCCCTTCCTCCAGCCATGGTCgtccgtcgtcgtccagcGAGTACTCGTCGACAGTTGTCAGACACCTGGTCATCGCCTGCCACACCCTCCTTCTGAACATATACATTGCCGTGCTCATCGCTCTGCAGCACGACGTGGATCTCCGGAATTCCTCTCTTCCTGCCGAAGCAGCAGCCCTGGCGGACATGCGCCTGGTTCTCGTGGTCCAGCTTTGCTCTTACCTGATCAAGCGCCAGCACCAAGCCGTCGAcgtttatctttcttttcccaacaccctcacGCAAAATTTTGAACCGAACAGCCCCTCTTCCAACAccgccagcagcaatggggaggtgagaaGCGACCTGGAGCTGGAAGTTCAGCAACGACTGTCGAAATTGAGACAGACACTCCGGATCTAA
- a CDS encoding hypothetical protein (EggNog:ENOG503P1TF; antiSMASH:Cluster_12; COG:G; CAZy:GH11): MVQISSFLVALGLLQAGLGAPQPDAKGVQGRQGYYFQNWSEGGSNIRCSNGQGGSFSANWNSRGGFVCGKGWSGGGARTIKYSGTYNATGPGYLAVYGWTRNPLIEYYILESYADLAPNEPWTSKGNFTIDEGTFEVFTSTRVNKPSIEGTRTFQQYWSVRSEKRVGGTVTTQKHFDEWAKRGMRLGRHDYVVMAVEGYTATGGSGSAGSASITLG, from the exons ATGGTTCAGATCTCCTCGTTTCTCGTCGCGCTGGGTCTCCTTCAAGCAGGCTTGGGCGCACCCCAACCTGACGCTAAAGGGGTCCAAGGACGACAGGGCTATTACTTCCAAAACTGGTCTGAAGGCGGCTCCAATATTAGATGTTCCAACGGCCAGGGAGGTTCCTTCTCGGCAAACTGGAACTCGAGAGGTGGCTTCGTCTGTGGCAAGGGCTGGAGTGGTGGCGGGGCTAG GACTATCAAATATAGCGGGACATATAACGCCACCGGACCAGGCTACCTAGCCGTCTACGGGTGGACTCGCAACCCCTTGATCGAGTATTACATTCTTGAGTCCTACGCTGATCTCGCACCTAATGAGCCCTG GACATCCAAAGGCAACTTCACCATCGATGAGGGCACTTTTGAGGTTTTCACCAGCACCCGAGTGAACAAGCCATCCATTGAAGGCACGAGGACCTTCCAGCAGTACTGGAGCGTGCGTTCCGAAAAGCGAGTGGGCGGGACGGTCACAACGCAGAAACACTTTGATGAGTGGGCCAAGAGAGGCATGAGATTGGGTCGTCATGATtatgtggtgatggctgtggaAGGTTATACTGCTACTGGCGGCAGTGGCTCGGCAGGATCAGCCAGCATCACCctgggatga
- a CDS encoding hypothetical protein (COG:C; antiSMASH:Cluster_12; EggNog:ENOG503NUQZ; SMCOG1087:hypothetical protein) — protein MHVLIVGGGLGGLSLAQTLRKQGISFEVFERDESADSRFQGWAIGIHSIIGDLKASFPDDMPDMKQATDHLQPIDLPCQIGLYYPGRQGRVGVQDTPENPIIRAERLRLRRWLSTNIDIQWNKHVKSISHNDQGVQVFFQDGSSAKGDILVGADGINSVVREQLLQTPNSALLKTVPLAAIIGEVTLHGDAFKRQLELGHSAYIYVAPDLGCWMFGGLHHALPDGVSGKHYWMLMKPDPTVADPNHWLQTATQQEKLDYALALVAKLPPKFREIYEATPASGIKQESHVWRDLELESLPAGRVVLLGDAAHAMTPFRGEGGYNALIDSMKLAKILAGVDGSDIDAIKKAVEEYNKEMLERGVEAVRASRGEQSAQKTKSANAKVMSAGQEARVLPEREIVLTARG, from the exons ATGCATGTTCTTATCGTGGGCGGTGGCTTGGGTGGGCTCAGCCTGGCCCAGACTCTTCGCAAGCAGGGCATCTCGTTCGAGGTCTTTGAGCGCGACGAGTCTGCGGACAGTCGTTTTCAGGGATGGGCCATCGGAATCCACAG CATCATTGGGGACTTGAAGGCGTCGTTTCCGGATGACATGCCGGACATGAAGCAAGCGACTgaccatctccaaccaaTCGATCTCCCATGCCAGATTGGCTTGTATTATCCCGGCCGCCAAGGTAGGGTGGGTGTTCAAGATACCCCTGAAAACCCGATCATTCGTGCCGAGAGACTTCGTCTCCGCCGGTGGCTCTCCACCAATATCGACATTCAGTGGAACAAGCACGTCAAGAGCATCAGCCACAACGACCAGGGCGTCCAAGTCTTCTTCCAAGATGGCAGCAGCGCCAAGGGCGACATTTTGGTCGGAGCGGACGGCATCAACAGCGTGGTCCGCGAGCAACTGCTCCAGACTCCCAACTCGGCCCTCCTCAAGACGGTCCCCCTGGCAGCTATCATTGGCGAGGTGACCCTCCACGGCGACGCCTTCAAGCGCCAGCTCGAGCTAGGCCACTCGGCCTACATTTACGTCGCCCCTGACCTCGGCTGCTGGATGTTTGGCGGTCTGCACCACGCCCTCCCCGACGGCGTCTCCGGCAAACACTACTGGATGCTCATGAAGCCCGATCCCACCGTCGCCGACCCCAACCACTGGCTTCAGACTGCTACCCAGCAGGAGAAGCTCGATTACGCTTTGGCCCTTGTCGCGAAGCTCCCGCCCAAGTTTAGGGAGATCTACGAGGCCACGCCCGCAAGCGGGATCAAGCAGGAGAGTCATGTGTGGAGGGATCTTGAGCTGGAGAGTCTGCCTGCCGGACGGGTCGTTTtgcttggtgatgctgctcaTGCCATGACGCCGTTCcgtggtgagggggggtatAATGCGCTGATCGACTCGATGAAGCTGGCCAAGATACTGGCAGGCGTGGATGGGAGTGATATTGACGCTATCAAGAAGGCAGTAGAGGAGTATAACAAGGAGATGCTTGAGAGGGGCGTGGAGGCTGTTCGTGCTTCGAGGGGTGAACAGAGTGCTCAGAAGACCAAGAGCGCAAACGCAAAGGTCATGAGTGCTGGGCAGGAGGCGCGGGTTTTGCCAGAAAGGGAGATTGTTTTGACGGCCAGGGGCTGA
- a CDS encoding hypothetical protein (EggNog:ENOG503P2MN; antiSMASH:Cluster_12; COG:Q), producing the protein MPSADLVLPLIDLAPYLSPDATPSSKATVIAQVRAAVAEFGFFQVINHGIPLASQHALIEAIRTLMRIPKEDKLAMSFLKNPCRRGYEGSGDTFRTGDKMHDAKEAFYIGRPSEKIEPPGFHGPNIWPSPELVPEAEFRDPVWSYYQETNRLGREIWQLLIQGLGHPGELLSQFTKKPVVMMKMIRYPPFSSTLPGQFGVGAHTDFGGVTVLLQEAGRNGLEVEHKGEWIPVPALENVLVINAGDMIAGWSGGVYQSAKHRVINKGEEERISCATFWHGDLDATNPFIDGKGEGAAGDETVADLLVKRFRSQFSLMKGKKTEEVVRGEVFAH; encoded by the exons ATGCCCTCCGccgacctcgtcctccccctcatcgaCCTCGCCCCTTACCTCTCCCCAGACGCCACTCCGTCATCCAAAGCAACAGTCATTGCCCAAGTCCGCGCTGCCGTCGCCGAATTTGGCTTCTTCCAAGTCATCAACCATGGAatccccctcgcctcccaaCACGCCCTGATTGAGGCGATCCGCACTCTCATGAGAATCCCCAAGGAAGACAAACTAGCCATGAGCTTCCTCAAAAATCCCTGCCGTCGGGGTTACGAGGGGTCAGGGGATACCTTCCGGACTGGAGACAAGATGCACGACGCCAAAGAA gcatTCTACATTGGCCGTCCCTCCGAAAAGATTGAGCCTCCTGGGTTCCACGGCCCAAACATTTGGCCTTCGCCTGAGCTGGTCCCCGAGGCCGAGTTCCGCGACCCGGTCTGGTCGTACTATCAGGAGACGAACCGGCTGGGCAGGGAGATCTGGCAGCTTCTCATCCAGGGACTTGGTCACCCAGGGGAGCTGCTCTCCCAGTTCACCAAGAAGCCTGtcgtgatgatgaagatgattcGGTATCCTCCCTTTTCGTCTACCTTGCCGGGCCAGTTCGGTGTAGGTGCCCACACCGATTTTGGTGGCGTCACAGTTCTCCTGCAAGAGGCTGGACGAAATGGGCTGGAGGTCGAGCACAAGGGGGAGTGGATTCCTGTGCCTGCGTTGGAGAATGTTTTGGTGATCAACGCTGGTGATATGATTGCTGGCTGGTCTGGGGGCGTGTACCAGAGTGCGAAGCACAGGGTTATCAACaagggtgaggaagagaggaTCAGCTGTGCGACGTTCTGGCACGGGGACTTGGATGCCACAAACCCGTTTATTGATGGCAAGGGAGAGGGCGCGGCCGGGGATGAGACGGTGGCTGATTTGCTGGTCAAGAGGTTTAGGAGCCAGTTTAGCttgatgaaggggaagaagaccgAAGAGGTGGTGAGAGGAGAAGTGTTTGCTCATTGA
- a CDS encoding putative secondary metabolism biosynthetic enzyme (EggNog:ENOG503NXT7; antiSMASH:Cluster_12; SMCOG1028:crotonyl-CoA reductase / alcohol dehydrogenase; COG:C) produces the protein MPSLNAELSLPRTQTAIIAQGPGKLAIQHDVAVPTLAPDMAIGLFTLVASSPIPTMLDYSPAQGAIHGYDFAGTIVALGKDAPAHLSVGDRVAGMVFGGNSNVKTIGGFSQYVGAMADLLLRLPDDMSFEEGASLGTGVATATLSLFDRLRVPATLDDLRRGEPKQGEFVLVAGGSTASGTRAIQLLKNAGLRPIASCSPSNFALVERFGAEKVFDYHSPTCAQEIREYTRNELEYALDCVSQADTTKLCFESIGRAGGRYVSLEPFRDTVAQTRALTIEPSWVMVLSIFGIKVGLEGEYGREATPEDRRFGAQAFAAVQSLLDGGKIQAHPIKVMPGGWEGVMKGVDIIRSQSLSGQKMVYSVV, from the exons ATGCCCTCGTTGAACGCAGAGCTCTCACTCCCAAGGACACAGACGGCGATTATTGCTCAGGGACCTGGGAAACTCGCCATTCAGCACGATGTCGCAGTGCCGACGCTTGCACCCGACATGGCAATCGGTTTGTTTACCCTCgtcgcctcctctcccataCCCACC ATGCTCGATTACAGCCCAGCTCAGGGAGCTATTCATGGTTATGACTTTGCAGGCACCATTGTTGCCCTCGGGAAAGACGCTCCTGCGCATCTCTCAGTCGGGGATAGGGTCGCCGGCATGGTTTTTGGCGGCAATTCAAACGTCAAAACCATTGGGGGATTCTCTCAATACGTGGGAGCAATGGCGGATCTTTTACTCAGACTTCCCGACGACATGAGCTTCGAGGAGGGTGCTAGCTTGGGAACCGGTGTTGCCACCGCAACGCTATCGTTGTTTGACAGACTTCGTGTTCCTGCCACTCTGGACGACCTCCGCAGAGGTGAGCCAAAGCAAGGAGAAtttgttcttgttgctggagGCAGCACGGCGTCTGGAACCAGAGCCATTCAACTTCTGAAGAA TGCCGGCCTCAGACCAATTGCATCATGCTCCCCTTCCAACTTTGCCCTCGTTGAACGGTTCGGTGCTGAAAAGGTCTTTGACTACCACTCCCCAACATGTGCTCAAGAGATCCGCGAGTACACCCGCAACGAGCTCGAGTATGCTCTCGACTGCGTCTCACAGGCCGACACTACCAAGCTTTGCTTCGAATCAATCGGCCGTGCTGGCGGTCGCTATGTTTCTCTTGAACCGTTCAGAGATACTGTAGCGCAGACGCGGGCTCTGACGATTGAGCCGTCGTGGGTGATGGTTCTCAGCATCTTCGGAATCAaggtgggtttggagggtgaATATGGACGAGAGGCAACTCCGGAGGATAGAAGGTTTGGCGCTCAGGCATTCGCTGCTGTGCAAAGCTTACTGGACGGCGGTAAGATTCAAGCTCATCCAATCAAGGTAATGCCcggtgggtgggagggggttatgAAGGGTGTTGATATCATCCGGAGTCAATCGTTGTCAGGTCAGAAAATGGTGTATTCCGTGGTGTGA
- a CDS encoding hypothetical protein (antiSMASH:Cluster_12; EggNog:ENOG503NXJJ; SMCOG1034:cytochrome P450; COG:Q) → MAATEILTCPVAVDKEANLALCPALYPGQALDTPKNPQKIEEAEIIDHSKLLKIPSPKHGHYFGLLGHAPDLDPDLPVKSFWKLMDQYGEIFQLDLGMTYPRVFVGSRELVNEMADDERFSKFTHRLHKEMRPVFGDGLFSAESTDKAWWKAHRLLVPIFGSLGLSKMFDDMQDLSAQLVMKWDRFGPDHEIECIDDMARLAFDTVGLCAFGYRFNEFYTADHHPFMTQLKEAIVESGRRANRPEILNQFYYKEEQHRQENIAKMKELCKKIIQDRIDNPKSEANDLLNLMIHGVDRETGEKLTRENIEYQIPTFLGAGYETTSATLSFIYYLLCTYPETMAKAQQEVDEVVGDTVLTYEMLPKLKYLDACIKEALRIQHPSSLLTRFAVKDTVLGGKYFVRKGQMVSGVWRHFHRDPVVWGADSDEFKPERMLDRNFQALPPNSWKPFGDGQRACIGRGFAEQEILINVAMVLQRFDVKKADPNYILELKGQMALKCIDFKIRAKRRSGKSSLSGIPGGGSQPKKAATKTRQNVTPQTDSKTPKKSITVLFGGNMGTAESLMQSLSRIAPDFGLAVDDVRTLDSATDSLPTDRPCIIITPSYDGRPPDNAKKFVKWLEQLSSNGTKLAGVKYAVFALGNSDWVNTFYKIPKLIDDTLESLGAERLVETGYGNVKQDLVGPWETWEEELCLALSGVSADKAHKAQAGVEVSIERHNLKTLPSVLGGDQMGIGTIAAIHQLADTSVGPAKYHVDVRLPPGCYYRAGDYLVVQGRNSTESVHRTMARFSLSPADTMTVQSSKKDFLPSQPMAIEHFLRQRVELAAPITKRQLLTLSLHAEDSSPEKAHLLNLTQDPAYEDLLTNRHSVLDVLSTIPTLALPFGVFIDLLPPLAPRVYSISSSPLSPSSGTLQSGLVASITFDLFQSPALSGHGTFNGVASSYLSSRKIGDEISCLVRPTTLPFQLPKDISKPIVMVAAGSGIAPMRGVLQERAELMKQGGEFGEAVLFFGCRDEEKDYLYKEELERWERGGVVRVVPCFSRPGGKKGRYVTDALWEERDRMWEVVEKGGRIFTCGSAARLGRSAGEVWRRIWKEKSGQGGEREGEEWLEGIKGDGRYVCDVY, encoded by the exons ATGGCGGCAACCGAAATCCTAACCTGCCCCGTTGCAGTCGACAAGGAGGCCAACCTGGCTCTCTGCCCAGCTCTGTACCCAGGCCAAGCACTCGACACACCCAAGAACCCCCAAAAGATCGAAGAAGCGGAAATTATCGACCACTCCAAGCTCCTCAAAATTCCGTCTCCAAAGCATGGCCATTACTTCGGCCTCCTGGGTCACGCCCCGGATCTCGACCCTGACCTGCCTGTCAAGTCGTTCTGGAAGCTGATGGACCAGTATGGAGAGATATTTCAGCTTGACCTCGGGATGACCTACCCCCGGGTGTTTGTCGGTAGCCGAGAGCTGGTCAACGAGATGGCGGATGACGAACGGTTCAGCAAGTTTACTCATCGACTGCACAAGGAGATGAGACCGGTGTTTGGGGATGGTTTGTTTTCTGCCGAGTCAACGGACAAGGCTTGGTGGAAGGCTCATAGGCTGTTGGTGCCAATTTTTG GATCGCTGGGGTTGAGCAAGATGTTTGATGACAT GCAAGATCTTTCGGCGCAGCTTGTGATGAAGTGGGACAGATTTGGACCAGATCACGAAATCGAATGCATCGACGACATGGCGAGACTGGCATTCGACACCGTTGGGCTCTGTGCTTTCGGTTACCGGTTCAACGAGTTCTACACTGCGGATCATCACCCTTTCATGACCCAGCTCAAGGAAGCCATTGTCGAATCGGGGAGGCGAGCGAATAGGCCAGAGATCCTCAATCAGTTCTACT ACAAAGAGGAACAGCACCGTCAGGAGAATATcgccaagatgaaggagcTGTGCAAGAAGATCATCCAAGACCGGATTGACAACCCAAAGTCAGAGGCAAATGATCTGCTCAATCTGATGATTCACGGCGTTGATAGGGAGACGGGAGAGAAGCTCACGCGTGAGAATATCGAGTACCAAATCCCAACCTTCCTCGGCGCTGG ATACGAGACAACCTCGGCAACCTTGAGCTTTATTTACTACCTTTTGTGTACGTACCCGGAGACCATGGCCAAGGCCCAgcaggaggtggacgaggttGTCGGTGACACGGTTCTCACATACGAGATGCTGCCCAAGTTGAAATACCTCGATGCGTGCATCAAGGAAGCATT ACGTATCCAGCACCCCAGCAGTTTGCTCACGAGGTTTGCAGTCAAGGATACAGTCTTGGGAGGAAAGTACTTTGTCAGAAAGGGTCAGATGGTGTCGGGTGTCTGGAGGCATTTCCACAGAGACCCCGTCGTCTGGGGTGCTGATTCAGATGAGTTCAAACCGGAAAGGATGTTGGACAGAAATTTCCAGGCGTTACCACCTAATTCCTGGAAGCCG TTCGGCGATGGTCAGCGAGCGTGCATTGGACGTGGATTTGCGGAGCAAGAAATTCTCATCAATGTAGCCATGGTCCTACAAAGATTTGATGTTAAAAAGGCAGACCCCAACTACATTTTGGAGCTCAAA GGTCAAATGGCTTTGAAATGTATTGACTTCAAGATACGAGCGAAAAGGCGGTCAGGAAAATCTTCCTTGAGTGGTATCCCTGGCGGCGGCTCCCAGCCAAAGAAGGCTGccaccaagacaagacaaaacGTTACACCACAAACCGACAGCAAAACTCCCAAGAAGTCCATCACCGTCTTGTTTGGCGGCAACATGGGGACCGCCGAGAGTCTGATGCAATCGCTTTCGCGCATCGCCCCCGACTTTGGGCTCGCGGTTGACGATGTGAGAACGCTGGACTCAGCCACTGACAGTCTGCCCACGGATCGGCCCtgtatcatcatcacacccTCCTACGACGGACGACCTCCGGACAACGCCAAGAAGTTTGTCAAGTGGCTTGAGCAACTTTCCAGCAATGGCACCAAGCTCGCAGGCGTCAAGTATGCTGTGTTCGCATTGGGTAATTCTGATTGGGTGAATACCTTTTACAAGATTCCCAAGCTCATTGACGACACGCTTGAGAGCCTCGGTGCCGAGCGCCTCGTCGAAACAGGTTATGGAAACGTAAAGCAAGACCTTGTTGGACCGTGGGAAACCTGGGAAGAAGAGCTGTGCCTGGCCCTCTCAGGAGTGTCGGCTGACAAAGCCCACAAGGCACAGGCAGGCGTCGAAGTGAGCATCGAACGCCATAACCTCAAGACTCTTCCCAGCGTTCTAGGCGGTGATCAAATGGGCATTGGGACCATTGCCGCCATCCACCAACTGGCTGATACCTCGGTGGGACCAGCGAAATACCACGTCGACGttcgtcttcctcctggCTGCTACTACCGAGCGGGAGACTACCTCGTTGTTCAAGGCCGCAACTCCACCGAATCCGTTCACCGAACCATGGCCCGTTTCAGTCTCAGCCCAGCAGACACCATGACAGTTCAATCCTCCAAGAAGGATTTCCTACCATCTCAACCAATGGCAATAGAGCACTTTTTAAGACAACGTGTCGAGCTCGCCgcacccatcaccaaacgCCAGCTCCTCACGCTCTCCCTCCACGCGGAAGATTCCTCCCCGGAGAAAGCccatcttctcaacctcacccaggACCCCGCCTATGAAGACCTGCTCACAAACCGGCACTCTGTCCTCGATGTTCTCAGCACCATCCCTACCTTGGCCCTCCCTTTTGGAGTCTTTATCgatctcctccctccccttgcaCCGAGGGTGTACAGCATTTCGtcttctcccctctccccgtcCTCGGGAACACTCCAGTCCGGCCTCGTCGCATCCATCACGTTTGACCTGTTCCAATCCCCTGCCTTGAGCGGTCATGGAACATTCAACGGCGTTGCCTCATcctacctctcctcccgcaaGATAGGGGATGAGATATCTTGTCTTGTCCGTCCCACAACACTGCCGTTTCAGCTCCCAAAAGACATCTCCAAACCAATCGTCATGGTTGCGGCAGGCAGCGGGATTGCCCCCATGAGGGGTGTTCTCCAAGAGCGAGCCGAGCTGATGAAGCAAGGTGGGGAGTTCGGCGAGGCGGTCCTCTTCTTTGGGTGTAGGGATGAGGAAAAGGATTATTTGtacaaggaggagctggaaaggtgggagagagggggggtggtcaGGGTCGTGCCGTGTTTTTCTCGGCCGggcgggaagaaggggaggtatGTCACTGATGCTTTGTGGGAAGAACGGGATAGGATGTGGGAAGtggttgagaaggggggcAGGATTTTCACTTGTGGGAGTGCTGCTAGACTTGGGAGGAGtgctggggaggtttggaggaggatttggaagGAGAAGTCGGGAcaagggggagagagagaaggagaggagtggttggaggggatcAAGGGAGATGGGAGATATGTTTGTGATGTTTACTGA
- a CDS encoding putative secondary metabolism biosynthetic enzyme (SMCOG1001:short-chain dehydrogenase/reductase SDR; COG:Q; antiSMASH:Cluster_12; EggNog:ENOG503NXUK): MGCKLAISQSTVFNSLSDVTSTAFRCRRHPPTLQVLCLCTGHTSHLMATSSPRTTNVWEVVDFVGTHHDTYAAISPADADLSGKSVLITGASRGIGMATGIRFAVAGCSKIALAARSSLRQAEQEIKAAAVAAGREEPLVLTLNMDVTVEESVTEAVDKVSKAFGGSLDVLIANAGYLPAWRPVVESDPTEWWKTWEINIKGTYLCAKSFIPLLLESSMKTFITVSSAGAHALFYGASAYQTTKFATLRFTEFIDQEYHDKGLIAIAIHPGAVKTDLALNMPEEHHTILQDTPELPADAMVWLAKERREWLAGRFFNCCWDVDELENRKDEIISRDLLKFRLTI, from the exons ATGGGGTGTAAA CTGGCAATCTCTCAATCGACAGTCTTCAATTCATTGTCTGATGTTACGAGTACCGCATTCCGGTGCCGTCGTCACCCGCCTACTTTGCAAGTTCTCTGCCTTTGTACCGGTCATACCTCGCACCTCATGGCCACCTCATCTCCTCGGACGACGAATGTCTGGGAGGTTGTCGACTTTGTGGGAACTCATCACGACACGTACGCGGCAATCTCCCCGGCCGATGCGGACTTGTCTGGAAAATCGGTTCTCATCACGGGCGCCTCCAGGGGAATCGGCATGGCAACCGGCATTCGCTTTGCCGTGGCTGGATGTTCCAAGATTGCTCTGGCAGCCCGCTCTTCTCTTCGTCAGGCCGAGCAAGAGATcaaagctgctgctgttgccgcaGGCCGAGAGGAACCTCTCGTCCTTACCCTGAACATGGATGTGACCGTGGAGGAGTCGGTCACTGAAGCTGTGGATAAGGTATCCAAGGCATTTGGAGGAAGTCTGGATGTCCTGATCGCCAACGCGGGCTACCTGCCAGCATGGAGACCTGTTGTGGAGTCTGATCCGACGGAATGGTGGAAGACTTGGGAGATCAACATAAAGGGGACCTATCTTTGTGCGAAGTCTTTTATCCCGCTGCTGTTGGAGTCGTCCATGAAGACTTTCATCACCGTCTCCTCTGCTGGAGCACACGCACTCTTCTACGGAGCCTCAGCATACCAGACCACCAAATTTGCAACCCTAAGGTTCACCGAGTTCATCGATCAGGAGTACCACGACAAAGGCCTGATTGCTATTGCGATTCACCCAGGAGCGGTCAAAACAGACCTGGCATTGAATATGCCCGAGGAGCATCATACCATCCTCCAGGACACGCCCGAGTTACCTGCCGACGCCATGGTATGGCTTGCCAAGGAACGCAGAGAGTGGCTTGCGGGCCGATTCTTCAACTGCTGCTGGGATGTCGATGAATTGGAAAATCGGAAAGATGAGATCATAAGCCGTGACTTGCTGAAATTTAGACTTACTATCTGA